The DNA window GGCCATGCCAGCCAGCTGACTTCCCAGGTGGGTGTGATAGTCGGTACAAAACAACAACAGCTCGGCGCAATCACCGCTGGAAACAACTCCACATATACCGCTCATGGGACCCCTTCCGTAAGCACGACTAACGGTTTGTTGATCGAGATTCGGCGCTTGTTGGATGATAGATCAACCTAAGCAAAATTCAAATCAGCGCTGTGCGGCCAGGCTTGAGATCACCGAAAGATTGCAGTAGCGTGAGCAATCACGTTCCGGAGGGAATTTGGACCGATATTTCGAGATGCTGCGACGATCGTACGGTCGCCTGGCGCGCTTGGCCGGCGACGGCGGTCTGCTGCCGCCCTATCGCATGCAGTTCGAACTGACCTACCGCTGCAACCAGCGCTGCTCTCACTGTTTTCAGCGCCGCATTGCCGACGATGAGGGTCGGCGCCTGCCCGCGGGAGAGCTGCCGGCCCACGAATGGATCGGGCTGGCGCAACAGGTTCCGGCCTTCACGCTGATCACGCTCACCGGCGGCGAGCCCCTGGCGCATCCCGAATTCTTCCGCATCCTCGAGGGGGTCGGCGCAATTCGGCGGGTCAACCTGCTGAGCAACGCGCTGCTGCTCGACGACCGCTTGATCGATCTGTGCCTGCGCACGCACACGCTGCTGATCGGCAGCGCGCTAATGGGCGACCGCGAGATCCATGATCGAATCACCTGCGTACCCGGCTCCTACGACGCCTCCATCCAGCGGCTTGACGCGCTGCAGCGTGCCAAGCGCAAGGTTGGACGACGCTACCCGCTGCTCGATATAAAAATGACGGTCACCGCCGAGAACTTCGGCTGCGTCGAAACGATCATCTCCCAGGCGGTAAAGCTCGACGCCGACTTCGTCACCTTCTCGTTGGAGTACGACAACCCGGTCAAGATGAACCCGTTTCTGACCCAAACCCTGGACGACCCCAGCTACGAGAAAGTCCACTACTTCGGCCCGCTGGAGGACCGCGGGCTGCGGGCCGAGTTCGCCAAGCTGTTCAGCTCGCTGGTGCGGCGCGGGTCGGCCGGACGCACCCGTTTCCGTTTTTACCCCGCGTTCCGCGACCCGGAGCTGACCGAGGATTACTTCCTCAACGCCGAACGCTATTACGGCAAGATGTTGCCGTGCTTCGATCCCTGGGGATGTCTGATCATCACGCCCCAAGGGCGGGTCTATCCGTGTCTGAGCTACGAGGTGGGATCGGTGATCGACTCGTCGTTAAAACAGGTCTGGCGCTCGGAGCGCTTCGCGCGCTTCAGGGCGCTGATCCGCGAGCGCGGCACCCTGCCCGCCTGTTGGGGCTGCTGCTACGTTGACCCCGACCTCTCGGCCTTCGACCCCTCGGCGGGACGATAGCGCGCTTGCACCAGCCGCGCCGCGGCCACGAACAACACGCACAGCGCGACCCAGAACGTAAGCGAATAGCGCGGCATGCCGACCTCGAACAGCGCCGTGACCACCGCGAGCACCAACACGTGGGCCTTAAGATAGAGCATCTGTCCCGCGCTGAAACTCGGCCGCTGTTCGCGTCGGCAGGCGATCAACAACGGCGCGAGGAACAGCAGGGCCATCGCCGGAACGGTGAGCATCAAGGTCAGGAAGTTGATCAGCGCCACCTTGGCATAACCCAGCGGTTTATAGGCTATGCCCTCTAAGGCCAGACGGGTCAGCATCCGGTTGACTTCCGGCTCGTCCACCTCGAACGCGGTGCCCAGCTCATTAAACAGCAGCAGCATCGCATCGTTGCGCTCGCCGCTGGTCCATCCATCTTTGGCATAGCCCCGTGTTCGGAAATTTTCCACGGCGAAATCTCTGGCACCCTCGTCACTGCTGGGCATCTTGGGATCGATCAGCATCACGGCGTTGATCGGCAGGTTGCGCGCGGCGATCGGCGTAAAGAAGTCGGTCTGCTCGTCGCTTTGGCGCAGCATCCAGGGCATAACCATCGCCGCACAGACCGCGCAGAACACCACGGCATGAGCCAGCCTGTTTTTCAGCGGCTCGTTGCGGAACAACAAGTAGAGCAACGGCATGCAGGCGACGAACGACAGGTAGATCGGCCTGGTCAGCGCCGAGATCATCATCAGCACTGCCAGCAGCGCGGTAAGGCCCAGCGGGCCCTGGGCCAGCTTGCCGCGCAGGGCGATGGTCAGGCACAGCACGGAGAGCGGCACGAACAGCGCCTCGGAGAAGATCATGTGTTGCAGGCTCAGCCAGACCGGGCTGATGCCGTAGATCAACGCCACGAACAGCGCGCCGCGACGGCCCAGGCCGGGCAGCACGGCCCAGTACAGCAATGCGATGGTCAGCCAGGCGATCACGTGCTGCACGATCACGATCTGGTCGGTGTTCAGCCCCAGAGCCATCCAGGCCGCCAGGAACATCGGGTAGACCGGCACGCGGTAAATCGAGTCGTATGAGCCTTCGAGAATCGCCCGCGCCGGAAAGATATAGGTATTGGTGTCCGGCAGGTAATCGATGGGAAAGTACCAACAATAGGCCGTGTAGACCACGGCCATGGCCGCCATCAGCCACGGCAGCGGTCCGATTCTGCGCATCCTCAGCCGCCGACCTTGCGCGCCAGGGCGATCATCTCGCCCGAACGCACGCCGAATCTACGCGGCACTCGGCGGTTGAACGCCTTGCTCAGCCAATCCAACGCCCGCGATTGGTTGTCAAAGCGATGGAAGTTCAAGCGCGCCAAAATTCCGCCCAAGGTGCGCCCCTTGGCCAGCGGCCCGCTGTGGATCAGCCCCAGTCCGAAGCGCTCGAGCAGCCGCGCCAGGGAGGACGCGCTGAAGTAGTGGAAGTGCTCCCCGGGCTTGAGGTGCACCCAGCGCCGGCCCAGCAGCCGGGCCCAGGCCGATCCCGTGTCCGGCGTGGTAATCAGCAGCACGCCGCCGGGCTTAAGCGCCGCGGCGATCAGCTCAATCGCCCGCGCCGGATCGCGCAGGTGCTCGATAGTGTCGTTCAGCACCGCCGCATCGAACGATTCGGGCTCGAGTTCGAACTGCTCGATCGTGCCCTGGCGCACATCGAGCCCAAGCTGTTCGCGGGCATAGCGCGCGGCCTGCTCCGAGATCTCGATGCCCATCGTGCTCCAGCCGCGCTGGAGCGCAGCGTCGAGAAAGAAGCCCGCGGCGCAGCCGATCTCGAGCAGCGATCCAGGCGGCCGCTGTTGTTCGATCAGCTCGATCCTGCGTACGAACTCGCGCTGCAGCAGCTCGCGGTCGGCGAAGTAGTTGTCGTAGCCCACCTCGCGCCCGACGCCGTCGATGGACAGATAGTACTCGCCGTAGAGTTGCTCGGCGTGTTCCGGGATCGGGTGGATGAACTCCAGGCCGCACTGGTTGCAGCGATACAACGAACGATCGTCAAAACGATAGCGTTCGCTGATCTGGGTACTGCGGCAGGCGTTACAAACGATTTCCGTCACGGATTGCTCATCCATCTCCGCCTTGGGCGCACACAATGACTAGATAATGATAAAACAAGGCGCGACCCGCAATACAGCCGGCCGCGCCCCGATTGATAGCCAGATGTCTATCGGTTCTTAGTAACCACCGCCCGAACCGCCGCCGCCGCCGAAGTCGCCGCGATCTCCGCCGCCGCTACGTTCGCGAGCCATGTCGACTTTGATCCGGCGTCCGTCCATCTCGGTGCCATCGAGCTTAAGCGCGCTCTTGGCCTCCTCCTCGTTGGAGAAAGTCACGAAGCCGAAGCCTCGGCTGCGCCCGGTCTGGCGGTCTTCGATCACCTTGGCCTCTACAACCTGACCGTGCGGGGCAAATGCGTTTTGCAGATCCTCGCTGCTCATCGACCAAGGAAGGCCGCCCACGTAAAGCTTTGTACCCATCGAACTACACCTCTTGAAATTGTCTTGGACCGCTCGGTTCGATCTCGTCTGCATGGGGGCTGGAGGCGACAAGTCCGCCGATACCGGGGTATATACTGTTTAGCGGCAGTAATAAACCCGGTGGGTATGGCTATGACTTTCCGAAACCGTTACCTGCAGCAGGCGAGTTCACCCTCATCAGTCCGCGTTAAATGAACTTGCCGGACGCTCTTGATTCGAGTCTCTTCGCTAACAGGCCCGATTCCCTCATCTGAAACGTCACAGCACTAAATCAACGCTATTATGGAAAAAATAAAAAATCAACCGCTTTAAACTTTTAATCCAAATTTTTCATGGGGCTACGAAAGCCTCGCCCTCTTGCGCGCCGTAGACCAGTATTTTCAACGGATGATTCATGCCGCCGGTGGGCCTCACCAACGCCTGCCCAGCGGGCCGCGGCGGCAGATTGAACGGGCGATCGCTCCAGCCCTGGGAAAAGGCGGGGAAGCCGGGCTCGGCCCGTTGTTGCAGCGCGGTCAGGGCCGCGGCCGCCTGATAGCCGCGCTCGTCCGCATGATAGATCCAGACCTCGGCCAGGACCCCGTCCGGAGCGGATTGCGTCAACAGCTCGACCTGGGCCAACGGCAGGTCGCGCAGGCCCATGCCCATGCAGGCCAACAGGTCGCGGGTCAAGCTCATCGAGTCCAGATTGCGCTCGTCGTAAATCTCGGCGTAGCCCACCAGCAGCACTGCTGTGCGCTGTAAGTCCGACGGCTTGAGCAGCGCCAGCTGATCGCGGCACGCGCTTCCCAGCCCCGGGGTATCGAAGTCCCGCATATAGCCCGCGCGCCAGACCGTGCTGAAACGATAGTGCAGTCCGTCGCGGCCGGCGATCGATGCGGCGTAGAGGGTCGGCAGCCAGCCGCAGAGCAGCGTCGCGGCAACAATGTAGGTCGTGGCGGCCAGCCGCGCCCGGGGCCTAGGCAGCGCGGCGGCAGACCCGGCGATGATCGTCGCGAACAGCGGCACCACCTGGTAAATGTAGAAGTGGTTCTTGGTGCCAAAGGCGCCGAACCACAGCGGCGGCAGCAACGCGGCGGCCAGCAGCGCCCAGGTCCGCGAATCGCGCCGCCGGACCCAGGCCAGCACCGCTGCCGCGGGCAGCCACAGCAGCCCCAGAGCCCAACCCAGCTGCACGTCGAACAGCGAACGGAAGTGGAACCAGGGGTCCGCGTCCGACCCGCCGCCCGTGGAAAGCTCGTAGTTGATCGTCCCGCTGAGCACATCGCTGGGCCGCGAGTTACACAGAAATTCGATTACACTGCGCGACTGGTCGTGCCAGGCCGCCTGCAGCTGCGCGAAAAATACCGGGTCGAACAGGTGGCTGCGGTAGTACGCCCACATGTGGCCCCAGGCCGGCAGCAGCGCGGGCAGCAGGTACAACGCCAGCCCCAGCAGCGGGCGCATTTTCCCCTCGCGCCGCAGCCCGAGGGCGAAGTAGATCAATACCACCGGCGCGAAAATGAACAGCACGCTGCCGCGGTGGCACAGCAGGGCTAGGCCCAGGGCCAGGCCCGCGGGCGCTGCCCAGCGCAGCCGACGCAGTCCGTCGGTCTTGAACAACAGCAGCAGGGCCAACGCGTTGGCTGCGGCCGAGAGCAGGTATTGATTGTAAAACCCGCTAAGGCCGTCCGAGGCCGGGATGCCCGCCGTGATCAGCGCGGCGAGTACTGCGGCCCGCCTGCCGTAGAGCTGCGCGGTCAGGCCGTAGACCGCGGCCAGCAGCAGCAACATCGCCGCCAGGTTGACCAGACGCAGCCGTTGGGGAGTCAGCTCTTTCAGGCTAAACAGCGGAGTACTGAACACCGGCAGGCCCGGGGCCATCACGTAGCCGGGATTGAGCACGGTCGCAGCCGTGTCGCACGCTCCGTCGCACTGCGCCAAGTCACGCTGCAGTTGCAGTGCGCCAAGCATGTAGTCGCCCTCGGTGCTCATCCCCAACTCGGCGCGCGCCGGATACCCGAGCCAATACAGCCCGGCGAATGCCAGAAAGATCAGCAGCACCCAGGCCACGCCGATAAACGCCCCGCGCATTCGGTCGCCCTGGCCCGCAGAGTCAACGCTGGTCAACATATCGCCGAACTCTATCGCAACTGCCGATTCTGCGGAACCTTCGGGACATGCAGGCTACTGATTTTTATTAATTGCGCCTTTGCTTGACACTGCATTTCCTTCACTTTACAGTATGATAATTCTTAACCGGTCGCCCAGTTAAATTTATGAGCCATACACCGAAATCAGCCAGAGACAAGATCCTGCGCGCAGCTGATCGGCTGTTCGGCGAGGTTGGATTCGACGCCGCTACCACCCGCGAGATCGCTGAGCTCTCGGGCGTGAACAAGGCGCTGATCCATTACCACTTCGACAGCAAGCAGGCGCTGCTCGCGGCGCTGCTGGACGACTACTACCAACGGATGCGCATCGAGCTCACCGCGGCCCTGGATCTGCCGGGCACTGCCCGTCAACGGCTGCTGCGGCTGATCGACGCCTACCACGACTTGCTCGAACGCAACCGCAACTTCAGCCGCATCGTGCAGCGCGAGGCCTCGGGCGGCAAACACGCCAACCGCATCCGCGAGCTGATGGGGCCGCTGTTCGAGCTGGGCACTCAATTGATCAAAGGCGCGTTCCCCGCGACGCACGATGGCGAGCTGGCAGCGGAGCAGCTAATGATCAGCTTCTACGGAATGATCGCCGGATACTTCAGCTACTCGGGCATGCTCGAGCCGCTGCTGGGCGGCGACCCGCTGAGCGCGCAGAACTTGGCCCGGCGCCGCTCGCACCTGCGGCGGATGACCCAGATGCTGCTCGACGAGCTCGAGCGAATCTCAACAAGCGAGGCCGAAGATGACGGCTGAAGCGGCTCACGTCCTGGAAGACCTTGGCCAGCCCCGCCCCTCGGAACGCATCAAGCGGTTGCAACGGCGCTACCAAAGCGGCGAGGCACACATCTCAGTGGAGCGCGCGCGCTATTTTACCCACAGTTGGCAGGACACTCAGGACCACGACATGTCGCGCAACCTGCGCGTGGCCCTTGCCATGCGCCGGGTCTACGAACGAATGACGATCCACCTGGACCCGGACGATCGCATCGCCGGCTACTGGACCGAGCACTTCCTCGGCGCACCGGTAATCATCGAGCGCGGCGAGTACAACCGCGTGCTCGAGGCCGAGCTGACCAAGCCGCGCATGGCTGCGTTCCGCGCCGCGTCCGCGGCCAAGGCCCTGAAGTACTTGCTGCGCAAAGGCAAGCTGGGCGAGCTGATTCACAACCAACGCCTGGCGAACCGCGCCGGGGCCCAGCCGATGAACATGGGATTGCAGACCATGGACCGGCGCGAGGTCAACCCGTTTCAGATCGACCCGGCCGACCGTCGCGAGCTGCTGGGCGAGCTGCTGCCCTATTGGCGCGACCGCTGCCTGGCCGACGTGCTCGAACAGCGCTTGGCCCAGTCGGGACTTTACTCCGAGGAGATGCACGACTTTGCCACGGCCCTGCCGGGCAACACCTCGCGCCAGGTAATAATGCTCGCCACCTGCGCCACCTGCGCCACGATCCAGGGGCACGTAATCCTCGACTATCAAAACGCCCTGGATAACGGTCTGGAGGCAATGCTGGCCCAAGTGCTGCACCAGCTCGAGCAAGACGGGTTAAGCCAAGAGCAGCGCGACTTTCTACTCTCGATCAGGCACGCCCTGGAGGGCGTGGAGACCTACGCGCGACGCCTGGCCGTCAAGGTGCGCGAGGCTGCGGACATTGAGCGGGATCCCGGACGCCGCGCCGAGCTCGAACGCATGGCGCGCGACTGCGAGCGCGTGCCGCTAAAGCCGCCGCAGACCTTTGCCCAGGCGGTTCAGGCGCTGTGGACGCTCAAGACCGCGGTGGAGCTGGCGCACCCGATGAACCTGCACTGCTTCGGCCGTCTGGACCAGATCCTCTACCCGTACTACCGCGCCGACCTCGAGGCCGGTCGCACTGATCCGGCAGCGGCCTGCGAGCTGATCGAGGAGCTGCTGCTCAAGCTGATGTCGCAGAACATCCGCCTCGAATCGAACATGCTCTCGCACTTCTACCACCGCTTCCTGGGCTCGACCCCGGTGACCATCGGCGGCCTGACTCCCGAGGGCAAGGACGGCACCAACGCGCTGACCTATCTGTTCCTGCGCGCGGCGCACAACTCCAAGGCGATCACCAACATCTCGCTGCGCGTGCATAAAAAGACCCCGGACGAGCTGCTGCACGTCATGGCCGACTACCTGCAGCAGGGCACGTCGAGCTACGCGCTGTTCAACGACGAGGTCAACGTGCCGGCGATGCGCAACAGCGGATTCGCCGAGCGCGACGCCCACGACTACGCGGTGATGGGCTGCGTCGAGATGACCTGCCCGGGCCGCACCGGCTCGATGAGCGCCAACGCCCTGCTGCTCTCGCGAGTGCTCGACATCACCCTGCGCAACGGCGACGCGGCCACCATGGCCGGCACGATCCACGGCGAGGGCTTGCAAACCGGCGACCCGGACACGTTCGGCGATTACGCCGAGCTTGAGGACGCCTTTATCAAGCAGGCACAATTCTTTGTCGACAAAATCGTACGCGGCTCCAACCTACGCGACGAGCTGCACGCCGAGCTGCTGCCCGCGCCCTACATCTCGGCCTTCATGCACGGCTGCCAAAAGAGCATGCGCGACGTGACGCACGGCGGCGCGGACTACGACCTCTCCGGGATCTCGTTCATCAACTCCATCGCCAACCTCAGCGACTCGCTGTACGTAATTAAGAAGCTGGTCTTTGAGCAACGCGCGTTCAGCGTCAAACAGTTGCTGCAGGCGGTGGACAATGACTTCGTCGGCCACGAGGAGCTGCTTGAGCAGATCCAGGGGCTGGGCGGAATGTGGGGCAACGGCGAACCCCAGAGCGATGAGCTGGCGCGGCGCGTCAGCGAGCGGTTGTTCAAGCTGACCCACGACCACCGCTCGTTCAAGGGCGGCCCGTTCGTGCCCTACGTGATCAGCATGACCACCCACACCATCGACGGCCGACTGTCGATCGCCACGCCCGACGGTCGACGCGCGGCCACGCCGTTCGCCGCAAGCTGCAATCCCTACAACGTCGAACGCCAAGGCGTGACCGCGGCGTTGCGCTCGGTGGCGACGCTGCCGTTCGAACACGTCCTGGGCTGCGCGGTTAACATCAAATTTCATCCCAGCGGCGTGGGACAGACGCGCACTGCTCGCGATAAATGGATCCAGCTGATCCGCGCCTACTTCGCCATGGGCGGGTCGCAGCTTCAGCCGACCGTGGCCAGCTCCCAGATGCTGCGCGACGCCCAACGCAATCCGGAACAGTACCGCGACCTAATCGTCAAGGTCGGCGGATACAGCACCTACTTCGTGGACATGGGACGCGAGATCCAACAAGAGGTGATCGACCGCACCGAACACGGCGAAATTTAACAACAGGGCGCAGCGCGCCCGGTGACAACGGGACAAACATGACAAAGCATTACAGCAAGCCCGCATTATTCATGATGGTTCGTCAACGAGGCGTGCAAGGTGCCGCAAGAACTAGAAAGCCGAGCCGATACTTCGCAGGCGTACCCGCTGTGGTACGTCGAGGACGGATCGGCGAGGATGACGAAGTCATTGCGCACAGATTGTGCGCCACAGTAGAAGCTTCATGAATAATCCGGGCAAAGCATTGGTCACCGGAGCCGACGGGCTGCTGGGCAGCTACCTGGTGCGCGAGCTGCTCGAAGCCAACATCGCGGTGCGCGTACTGCGGCAGCCGAACAGCAAATCGCCGACCCTCGATGGACTTAAAATCGAGTCGCAGCAGGCCGACCTGCTCGGTCCGGCAGCCGACCTGGAGCGCGCGGTCGATGGCTGCGACTGTGTCTTTCATCTGGCGGCGATCACCGACCAGTGGGCGCCGGACGAGCTGATCTACAACGTCAATTTGGAGGGCACGCACAAGCTGCTCGACGCCTGCCTGACGCAAGGCATCAAGCGGCTGGTGTTCTGCGGCTCGGCCAGCTCCTACCAAAGCGGCACGATCGAGCGTCCGGGCGACGAGAGCGGCGGCTTCCCCGAGCAATATCGCGGCATCGCCTACATGGAGTCCAAGCACCGCGCTTCAGCGCTGGTCAAGCAATACGTGGACGAGCACGGGCTGGACGCGGTGATCTGCGCGCCGACCTTCATGCTCGGGCTCTACGACTCCCGGCCCAGCTCGGGCGAGCTGATCAAACAGTTCGTCGAAAAACAGCTGCTCTTCGCCTCGGCCGGCGGCCGCAACTTCGCCCATGCCCGCGATGTGGCGCGCGGCATGCTCGGGGCGCTGCTGCGAGGAACGGCCGGACGCAGCTACATCCTCGGCGGCCGCAACATGAGCTACTTCGACTTTTTCAGCGCAGTGGCGCGCATTGCGCACACGCGGCCGCCCAAGGTCGTGCTGCCCGGCGCGCTGGTGCTCACCGGCGGCGCATTGGCCGAGGCCTTCGGAAAGCTCAGCGGCAAAAAAGTGCAGCTCAACCGGCGCATCGCGCGTTTGTCGCTGATCGGAAGCTACTACAGCTCGCAACGCGCCATCGACGAGTTGGAGATGCCGCAGACCGACGTAGAGCAATCGATCGAGGACTCGCTGACCGGTCTCAAACAATACGGACACCTGAGGTGAGGCAGACCATGGACTACTTCAAAGACAAGGTGGCGTTGATCAGCGGAGCCAGCCGCGGCGTAGGGTTCGCCACGGCCAAACAGCTGCTGCAGGCCGGAGCCAAGGTAGTGATCTCGGCCCGCGGCGAGCAACGGTTGCTTAAATCGCGCGACGAGCTTGCGGCCCTGGGGCCGGTGGCGGCCGTGACCGGCGACGTGTCGCAGGTCCAGGACTGCCAGGCGATGGTCGCCGCGGCGGTCGAGAACTTCGGCGGCCTGGACATTTTGGTCAACAACGCCGGGGTCTCAATGCGCGGACGTTTTCGCGATCTGAGCTTCGAGGTGCTCAAGAGCGTGACCTCGGTCAACCTGCTGGGCAGCATGTACCTGACCAAGGCGGCGATCGAGCCGCTGATCGAGCGTCGCGGTCACCTAGTGTTTATCTCGAGCATTGCCGGGCTGTTCGGCGTGCCCGTGGCCACGGCCTACTGCGCGAGCAAGGGCGCGCTGAGCGGGCTGGCCGAATCGCTGCGCCTGGAGCTGCACGATCTGGGAGTGCACGTGGGCGTGGTCTACCTCGGGTTTACCG is part of the Candidatus Alcyoniella australis genome and encodes:
- a CDS encoding radical SAM protein, which produces MLRRSYGRLARLAGDGGLLPPYRMQFELTYRCNQRCSHCFQRRIADDEGRRLPAGELPAHEWIGLAQQVPAFTLITLTGGEPLAHPEFFRILEGVGAIRRVNLLSNALLLDDRLIDLCLRTHTLLIGSALMGDREIHDRITCVPGSYDASIQRLDALQRAKRKVGRRYPLLDIKMTVTAENFGCVETIISQAVKLDADFVTFSLEYDNPVKMNPFLTQTLDDPSYEKVHYFGPLEDRGLRAEFAKLFSSLVRRGSAGRTRFRFYPAFRDPELTEDYFLNAERYYGKMLPCFDPWGCLIITPQGRVYPCLSYEVGSVIDSSLKQVWRSERFARFRALIRERGTLPACWGCCYVDPDLSAFDPSAGR
- a CDS encoding glycosyltransferase family 39 protein yields the protein MRRIGPLPWLMAAMAVVYTAYCWYFPIDYLPDTNTYIFPARAILEGSYDSIYRVPVYPMFLAAWMALGLNTDQIVIVQHVIAWLTIALLYWAVLPGLGRRGALFVALIYGISPVWLSLQHMIFSEALFVPLSVLCLTIALRGKLAQGPLGLTALLAVLMMISALTRPIYLSFVACMPLLYLLFRNEPLKNRLAHAVVFCAVCAAMVMPWMLRQSDEQTDFFTPIAARNLPINAVMLIDPKMPSSDEGARDFAVENFRTRGYAKDGWTSGERNDAMLLLFNELGTAFEVDEPEVNRMLTRLALEGIAYKPLGYAKVALINFLTLMLTVPAMALLFLAPLLIACRREQRPSFSAGQMLYLKAHVLVLAVVTALFEVGMPRYSLTFWVALCVLFVAAARLVQARYRPAEGSKAERSGST
- a CDS encoding class I SAM-dependent methyltransferase; the protein is MTEIVCNACRSTQISERYRFDDRSLYRCNQCGLEFIHPIPEHAEQLYGEYYLSIDGVGREVGYDNYFADRELLQREFVRRIELIEQQRPPGSLLEIGCAAGFFLDAALQRGWSTMGIEISEQAARYAREQLGLDVRQGTIEQFELEPESFDAAVLNDTIEHLRDPARAIELIAAALKPGGVLLITTPDTGSAWARLLGRRWVHLKPGEHFHYFSASSLARLLERFGLGLIHSGPLAKGRTLGGILARLNFHRFDNQSRALDWLSKAFNRRVPRRFGVRSGEMIALARKVGG
- a CDS encoding RNA-binding protein, yielding MGTKLYVGGLPWSMSSEDLQNAFAPHGQVVEAKVIEDRQTGRSRGFGFVTFSNEEEAKSALKLDGTEMDGRRIKVDMARERSGGGDRGDFGGGGGSGGGY
- a CDS encoding glycosyltransferase family 39 protein, which gives rise to MLTSVDSAGQGDRMRGAFIGVAWVLLIFLAFAGLYWLGYPARAELGMSTEGDYMLGALQLQRDLAQCDGACDTAATVLNPGYVMAPGLPVFSTPLFSLKELTPQRLRLVNLAAMLLLLAAVYGLTAQLYGRRAAVLAALITAGIPASDGLSGFYNQYLLSAAANALALLLLFKTDGLRRLRWAAPAGLALGLALLCHRGSVLFIFAPVVLIYFALGLRREGKMRPLLGLALYLLPALLPAWGHMWAYYRSHLFDPVFFAQLQAAWHDQSRSVIEFLCNSRPSDVLSGTINYELSTGGGSDADPWFHFRSLFDVQLGWALGLLWLPAAAVLAWVRRRDSRTWALLAAALLPPLWFGAFGTKNHFYIYQVVPLFATIIAGSAAALPRPRARLAATTYIVAATLLCGWLPTLYAASIAGRDGLHYRFSTVWRAGYMRDFDTPGLGSACRDQLALLKPSDLQRTAVLLVGYAEIYDERNLDSMSLTRDLLACMGMGLRDLPLAQVELLTQSAPDGVLAEVWIYHADERGYQAAAALTALQQRAEPGFPAFSQGWSDRPFNLPPRPAGQALVRPTGGMNHPLKILVYGAQEGEAFVAP
- a CDS encoding TetR/AcrR family transcriptional regulator — encoded protein: MSHTPKSARDKILRAADRLFGEVGFDAATTREIAELSGVNKALIHYHFDSKQALLAALLDDYYQRMRIELTAALDLPGTARQRLLRLIDAYHDLLERNRNFSRIVQREASGGKHANRIRELMGPLFELGTQLIKGAFPATHDGELAAEQLMISFYGMIAGYFSYSGMLEPLLGGDPLSAQNLARRRSHLRRMTQMLLDELERISTSEAEDDG
- a CDS encoding pyruvate formate lyase family protein; this translates as MTAEAAHVLEDLGQPRPSERIKRLQRRYQSGEAHISVERARYFTHSWQDTQDHDMSRNLRVALAMRRVYERMTIHLDPDDRIAGYWTEHFLGAPVIIERGEYNRVLEAELTKPRMAAFRAASAAKALKYLLRKGKLGELIHNQRLANRAGAQPMNMGLQTMDRREVNPFQIDPADRRELLGELLPYWRDRCLADVLEQRLAQSGLYSEEMHDFATALPGNTSRQVIMLATCATCATIQGHVILDYQNALDNGLEAMLAQVLHQLEQDGLSQEQRDFLLSIRHALEGVETYARRLAVKVREAADIERDPGRRAELERMARDCERVPLKPPQTFAQAVQALWTLKTAVELAHPMNLHCFGRLDQILYPYYRADLEAGRTDPAAACELIEELLLKLMSQNIRLESNMLSHFYHRFLGSTPVTIGGLTPEGKDGTNALTYLFLRAAHNSKAITNISLRVHKKTPDELLHVMADYLQQGTSSYALFNDEVNVPAMRNSGFAERDAHDYAVMGCVEMTCPGRTGSMSANALLLSRVLDITLRNGDAATMAGTIHGEGLQTGDPDTFGDYAELEDAFIKQAQFFVDKIVRGSNLRDELHAELLPAPYISAFMHGCQKSMRDVTHGGADYDLSGISFINSIANLSDSLYVIKKLVFEQRAFSVKQLLQAVDNDFVGHEELLEQIQGLGGMWGNGEPQSDELARRVSERLFKLTHDHRSFKGGPFVPYVISMTTHTIDGRLSIATPDGRRAATPFAASCNPYNVERQGVTAALRSVATLPFEHVLGCAVNIKFHPSGVGQTRTARDKWIQLIRAYFAMGGSQLQPTVASSQMLRDAQRNPEQYRDLIVKVGGYSTYFVDMGREIQQEVIDRTEHGEI
- a CDS encoding NAD-dependent epimerase/dehydratase family protein, which translates into the protein MNNPGKALVTGADGLLGSYLVRELLEANIAVRVLRQPNSKSPTLDGLKIESQQADLLGPAADLERAVDGCDCVFHLAAITDQWAPDELIYNVNLEGTHKLLDACLTQGIKRLVFCGSASSYQSGTIERPGDESGGFPEQYRGIAYMESKHRASALVKQYVDEHGLDAVICAPTFMLGLYDSRPSSGELIKQFVEKQLLFASAGGRNFAHARDVARGMLGALLRGTAGRSYILGGRNMSYFDFFSAVARIAHTRPPKVVLPGALVLTGGALAEAFGKLSGKKVQLNRRIARLSLIGSYYSSQRAIDELEMPQTDVEQSIEDSLTGLKQYGHLR
- a CDS encoding SDR family oxidoreductase, with product MRQTMDYFKDKVALISGASRGVGFATAKQLLQAGAKVVISARGEQRLLKSRDELAALGPVAAVTGDVSQVQDCQAMVAAAVENFGGLDILVNNAGVSMRGRFRDLSFEVLKSVTSVNLLGSMYLTKAAIEPLIERRGHLVFISSIAGLFGVPVATAYCASKGALSGLAESLRLELHDLGVHVGVVYLGFTEHDPEKRILAADGSLVKPDRPAHHTQAQAAELIVKMLRKRKRRLIMTPAGSAGNLLHRISPRLLEEAILTAQRNEWKVYKRFS